The following is a genomic window from Egicoccus sp. AB-alg2.
GATGACTTGGCCGTGGCGGCGACCGCCGACCGGCTCGGGTTCGGTGAGTTGTGGATCGGTGAGGGCTGGGTGTGGGACGCCTTCGTCCTCGCGACGGCGATCGCCGCCCGGACCGACCGGATCGCGCTGACGGTCGGGCCGATCCCCGTCTCCATCCGTGACCCGCTGATGATCGCGCGGGCCGCCGCCTCGACGGCCGCCGTCGCGGGCCGGCCGGTCGGCGTCGCGCTCGGCACGTCGAGCGTCCGCTACGTCGAAGGGGCGCATGGCCGCCGACGCCACCGTCCCGCGACGGCGCTCTCGGAGAGCGCTCAGGCCGTCCGTGCCCTCTTCCGCGGTGGCCCCGTGGCCTTCGAAGGTGAGGTGATCTCCACGAACAGCGGCGGGCTCACCTTGGAGCCGCCGGGCGGCCCAGTCACCGTCGCAGCGTTCGGCGATCGAGCCATCGAGGTCGCGGCCACCCACGCGGATCGGATGGTGCTCGACCTGGTCTCGCCGGAGATGGCCGCCGAGTTCCGTGGCCGCCTGGACGCGGCCGCGACTGGAGCTGGACGACCCGCGCCACCGCTCGCGGCGTGGATCCCGGTCGCCATCGACCCCGAGCCGCGAACGACCGAGCAGATCACCCGCAGCCTCGTCGGGTACCTCGGCGTCGCCGGGTACGCCGAGATGTTCTGGCGCGCCGGCTTCGGCGCGGCCGTCGACCTCGCGGCCACGGGTGCTTGCCGCGAGCAACTTCTCGACGCGCTCCCGGAGGACGCGGCGCAGCGGATGGGGATCGTCGGCGACATCGGCACGGTCGAGGCGCGCCTCGCGACCTACGCCGCGGCTGGTCTGGACGAGCTCGTCGTCGTGCCGGCCACGGCGGGAGACCCTGCCGGTGAACGGACCCTGACGGCGCTGGCCGAGCTGCGGTGACGCCCCCGCCCGCCGGCGCTTCCGGCTCGTTCTTCAAGCAGGTTCGCCGGCACCTCCTGCGCCTATGTGCCCGGTCCGCGTGCCATCGCCAACCAGTTCGGTCGTTCGTCGTGACGCTGAGCAAGAGCGGGGAGTCAGGGCGCCATTCGTTCCCAGCCGGCGGAACGAGGCCGTTCAACGACTACCCGTGAAACGCCGAGAACCGGGCGCGAAGGCCCGGTTCTCGTGTGTGCGCCGCCAGGGACTCGAACCCCGAACCTGCCGGTTAAGAGCGGGATCGAAGGCGTCCACCGCACACCACGTTCGTCCAGGAAAGCCGCTCTGACCAGTGCAAACGCTCGGTTGGGGTCCACTGACGTCCACCGCAACCCACCGTGCGCGCTGGAGTTAGGGCGCAGATAGTCCTCACTTGTAGGACTGGTAAGCGGGAGACCACTGCGGGCCGCGACCGCCTGGGCCAGGCTGCTGGCCGCGCATAGCCGTGGACGAGGTTTCGGTGCATGAGAGGCGCGCAGCCTTCTCGTACCAGGAATTCGCCATGACGCTCCCCGTCTCAGCTGGAGAAACTTGGTTGGCCTGCTCCACGACGAGGCGATTCTTGAGTGCCTGCAGGCTACTGTGCTGGTAATAGCGAAGCAGCTAGCGACCCCGAGATGGGAAGGCCCAGAAGCTCCTCGAGCCACGAGTACTGACCGCTCGGATTGCACTCCAGAAAGAAGAACTGGCCATCCTCGTCCTCGACGAGATCGAAGGCACCGTATCCCAGTTCACTGCGCCTCAGATACTCCACGCAGTACTCCAGGACAAGACTGGGGGGATCTTCCTTGGCAAATGTCACGTCATTACTTGTCTGCGATTGGCGCCAATCGACGCGCGACTTGCCGTTGGTATAGATAGCCGCGGGGAAGGCCTCTTCCTTCACGGTGGTGATTCGCCACTCGCGCCTCTTCTCCAGATAGGGTTGATAGATGCCAGGGAACGGAGAGACTACTCCCTGCAGTGCGTTCCGCTGAGGGAGGGCAAGCAGAGTGGTCGGCATCGCCATGACGTGGTTCTGGTCGGCGAGCACCCCTCGCGCCATCTTGACGACCAGATTCTGGGTCTCGGCTCCCATGAACTTCTCGATCATGGACCAGTCCGAGGAAACCATAGTTCTAGGGATTTCAAAGCCGACCTCACGCGCCAGCAGAAGTTGCTGGAACTTGCGCTCGGCTCTCCAGAGCTGCAGCGGCGAACTCAACCATATGGACTCTGGCAAGACCGACCACAGGGCACGATTTAGAGATGTCACCTCGTTGACATAGGTCATCTGTCGG
Proteins encoded in this region:
- a CDS encoding LLM class F420-dependent oxidoreductase, translated to MKISVVVASRPDVAPSDDLAVAATADRLGFGELWIGEGWVWDAFVLATAIAARTDRIALTVGPIPVSIRDPLMIARAAASTAAVAGRPVGVALGTSSVRYVEGAHGRRRHRPATALSESAQAVRALFRGGPVAFEGEVISTNSGGLTLEPPGGPVTVAAFGDRAIEVAATHADRMVLDLVSPEMAAEFRGRLDAAATGAGRPAPPLAAWIPVAIDPEPRTTEQITRSLVGYLGVAGYAEMFWRAGFGAAVDLAATGACREQLLDALPEDAAQRMGIVGDIGTVEARLATYAAAGLDELVVVPATAGDPAGERTLTALAELR